One segment of Natronosalvus halobius DNA contains the following:
- a CDS encoding BbrUII/HgiDII family restriction enzyme encodes MSEQTSPSEEQNSKYEMSLSLNVLNHLGLNLYSNVPAVLSETVANAWDADAELVDVNIYPNEEVIIITDDGEGMTRQDVNNRYLHVGYKRREDRGDTSEKYNRPVMGRKGIGKLSLFSVAETVEVYTTKNGDENAFRMVVDDIREAIGEEEKPDSDQTPAGTYTPEPLDDFPPDLDRGTRIVLKDLKKRVHTAEQALRKRLARRFSIIGANENFSVEINGEPVEVTDRDYFHKLEYIWTYGDSKDYSGDNKSYEDYCTDLNEEPFERENTTPDGNNISGWIGTVEVPSDLEENYGSEESDDLNKITLLIRGKMAKENLLGDFNDSRLYTKYLVGEIRADYLDDVNEDDIATSNRQDIVQDDPRYQDLQKFLQEELNNIRRKWSGLRREKGSDKAREEVPVIDQWYQRLDSEAKRDKAKQLFGKINQITTDSEEEKRQLFKFGVMAFERLRYKDNLSKLDNLDPQDLTAVDEMFVDLNDLEATLYYQIVKQRIEAIEELNEAIEENYKEKVLQKHLFNNLWLLDPSWERATDSQYKESSISKEFEGELPDALTDNEKRGRIDIKYRLTTGRHVIIELKRPDRLVDTSELMEQGDKYKRALSKVLKARGREDEAVEVVFVLGREPRDWVNETDEQQKEQALRAMDMRVLDYKELLDNAEDSYKEYLDKQREVGEISDIIDQIETSDLLEE; translated from the coding sequence ATGTCTGAACAAACATCACCTTCAGAAGAGCAGAATAGTAAGTATGAAATGTCGCTGAGTCTCAACGTTCTAAATCATCTTGGCTTAAACCTTTACAGCAACGTTCCGGCCGTTCTATCCGAAACAGTTGCTAATGCATGGGACGCGGATGCGGAACTAGTAGACGTTAACATATATCCAAATGAAGAGGTCATCATTATCACCGATGATGGGGAGGGAATGACAAGACAGGATGTTAATAATCGGTATCTGCATGTCGGATATAAACGCAGGGAAGATCGCGGAGATACGTCTGAAAAGTATAATCGACCAGTTATGGGCAGAAAGGGAATCGGTAAACTATCCCTATTCTCTGTTGCTGAAACAGTTGAAGTATATACCACAAAGAATGGCGATGAAAACGCCTTCCGTATGGTCGTTGACGATATTCGTGAGGCCATCGGAGAAGAAGAAAAACCAGATTCCGATCAAACGCCAGCGGGTACATATACCCCCGAACCATTAGATGATTTTCCTCCGGATCTGGACAGAGGCACCAGAATTGTACTAAAAGACTTGAAAAAGAGAGTTCACACTGCTGAACAGGCCCTCAGAAAACGGCTAGCCAGACGATTTAGCATTATTGGTGCAAATGAAAATTTCTCTGTCGAAATTAATGGTGAGCCAGTTGAGGTTACTGATAGAGATTATTTCCACAAATTAGAATATATTTGGACTTATGGAGATAGTAAGGATTATAGCGGCGATAACAAGTCATATGAGGACTATTGTACAGATTTGAATGAAGAGCCTTTTGAAAGAGAAAATACCACTCCTGACGGAAACAATATCTCAGGATGGATTGGTACAGTAGAAGTTCCAAGTGACTTGGAAGAGAACTATGGTTCTGAAGAAAGCGATGATTTGAATAAGATAACCTTGTTAATACGTGGGAAAATGGCTAAGGAAAACCTCCTTGGCGATTTCAATGACAGTAGACTATACACAAAATATCTTGTTGGTGAGATTCGAGCGGATTACTTAGATGACGTAAACGAAGATGATATAGCGACATCTAACCGCCAAGACATAGTTCAAGATGATCCTCGTTATCAAGATCTCCAAAAATTCCTACAAGAGGAGTTGAATAATATCCGGAGGAAATGGAGTGGTCTACGCCGAGAAAAGGGGTCAGATAAAGCCAGAGAAGAAGTACCTGTCATTGATCAGTGGTACCAGCGGCTCGACTCGGAGGCTAAGCGTGATAAAGCTAAACAACTATTTGGGAAAATAAATCAAATAACTACAGACTCGGAGGAAGAAAAACGTCAACTATTCAAATTTGGTGTAATGGCTTTTGAAAGGTTGCGATATAAAGATAATTTATCCAAGTTGGATAATTTGGACCCACAGGATTTGACCGCCGTTGATGAGATGTTTGTGGATCTGAATGACCTAGAGGCTACGTTATACTATCAGATTGTGAAACAGCGTATTGAAGCGATAGAAGAACTTAATGAGGCTATTGAGGAAAATTACAAGGAGAAGGTTCTTCAGAAACACCTGTTTAACAATTTATGGTTGTTGGACCCTTCATGGGAACGTGCCACTGATAGTCAATATAAGGAGTCTTCCATTTCGAAGGAATTTGAAGGAGAATTGCCGGATGCATTAACTGATAACGAAAAACGAGGGCGGATCGACATCAAATATCGGTTAACAACCGGACGCCATGTCATAATCGAATTAAAACGCCCTGACCGATTAGTGGACACCTCTGAGTTAATGGAGCAGGGCGATAAGTACAAAAGGGCCTTAAGCAAAGTTCTAAAAGCAAGAGGCCGGGAAGATGAAGCCGTAGAAGTCGTATTTGTTCTCGGAAGAGAACCGCGTGATTGGGTTAATGAAACCGATGAACAACAGAAGGAACAGGCCCTTAGAGCAATGGATATGCGGGTTCTTGATTATAAAGAATTGCTTGACAATGCTGAAGATTCGTACAAAGAGTATCTAGATAAACAGAGAGAGGTCGGCGAGATCTCAGATATTATTGACCAAATTGAGACATCAGACCTACTCGAAGAATAA